The genomic region AACCCATTGAAGGTGGAAGGGTACCAGAATCCACGATAACATCAATTCCGCTCGGAAAGTCCCTGCGGATATCGGCGAACCGGTTGGAATTTTCTCTGCCGCTTATGTTAGCGCTCGTTGAGGTTATCGGTTCCCCCACGCGGCTGAGGATCTCTTTTACGAAGGGGGAAGGGGAGATTCTTGCCGCGACGGAATCTCTTCCCCCGGAAACCTCTTCGGGAAATGCGGATTTCGGATGCAGTATAAGCGTGAGAGGCTTCTGGCTTCTGGAATATCTTTCTAGCAGCTCCGAGGGAACGTGGAAGTGGCGGTCAAGCATCTCCTCATCCCTTATCAGGACTATGAGACCCTTTTGCCCGGACCTCCTTTTTATCCTCACTATTCTCCTGCAGGCCTCTTGGTTAAACGCAAGACAGCCAATTCCGTAGAGAGTCTCGGTCGGGTATATGATCACTCCTCCGCCCGTAAGGCAGGCGGATACTCTATCGAGTACGAGCGGGTCGTTTTCTTTTATGATCTCAGTCAATTTTTCGTGGTTGCCGGGTTGCGATATACTATAAGTTTAACAATGGGTTTGCAAGCCGCAAAAAGAGACGGAAGATGGAAGTCCCGTATCGCTTCGGAACTCGCAGCAATACTGGGTGCCGAGGCGGTTATCTCCGCCGAAGATGAACTGATCGCCTATGAAAGCGACGGGCTTACGGGATACAGGGTTAAGCCTGTTTTCGTCGTTCTGCCTTCAAGTGCAGAGGAAGTTTCCCGGGTCGTAGGGCTCTGTAGTCGCGAAAAAATTCCTTTCGTTCCAAGAGGAGCGGGAACTGGGCTGTCCGGGGGTGCTCTTCCGAGCCGGGAAGGGATAGTTATATCGCTTTCAAGAATGAACAGAATTCTCGACGTGGATATCCCGAACCGCGTAGTTGTGGTCGAACCCGGGGTGGTAAATATCTCCGTGACCGATGCGGTAAGCGCCGAGGGATTTTACTACGCCCCCGATCCTTCAAGCCAAATCGTGTGCACTATAGGAGGCAACGTTGCGGAGAACTCGGGGGGAGTCCATTGTCTTAAGTACGGAGTAACGACCAATCACGTGCTTGGAGTGGAGATGGTTTTACCTGACGGTGCAGTGGTTACGCTCGGGGGTCCTACCCCGGAGAGTTTAGGATACGATCTTCTCTCGCTCGTGGTCGGAAGCGAGGGGCTGTTGGGCATCGTTACCAAGGTCTTTTTGAGGATAATAAAGAAGCCTCAGCTCGTTAAAACCCTCTTTGCCTCGTTTGAGAGGATTGAAGATGCCGGGGCATCGGTCTCCGCGATTATTTCTTCCGGGGTAATTCCCGCGGGGATGGAGATCATGGACAATCTTAGCATAAACGCTGTTGAATCCACCGTGGGCGCCGGATACCCGAGGGATGCCGGAGCGATTCTTCTAGTGGAGCTTGACGGGCCGGGGGCGGAAGTTAATGCGCAGGTTCCGGCCGTAAACCGGATACTTCGGGAGAACAACGCGATTGAAATAAAACTGGCGGCGGATGAAAACGAAAGGCAGCTTTTCTGGAAGGGACGTAAAAGCGCGTTTGCCGCCATGGGGAAAATAAGTCCCGGATACTATGTCCAGGACGGGGTAATACCCAGGAGCAGTCTCGCCAGGGTTCTCGGAGAGATAGGAGAGCTTGGCAGTCGGTACGGTCTTCGGGTGGCGAACGTCTTTCACGCTGGAGACGGAAATCTTCATCCGTTGGTGCTTTATGATCCCGAAATTGAAGGGGAATCTGAGAAAGCTGAGGAACTTTCCGGGGAAATTCTCAGGGTATGCGTTGATGTCGGCGGGAGCATTACGGGAGAGCACGGCGTCGGGTTTGACAAGAAGAGATTTCTTCCGCTTATGTTCAGTGAACAGGAAATAGACACGATGAATCTGGTGCGGTGCACTTTTGATGAGGAAGGGCTCTGCAACCCCGGCAAAGTGTTTCCGACGCCGAGAACGTGCGTTGAGCCCGGGATGCGGAAGCACGGTTCCGAAGCTCCTCCGTCAAAGGAAATGGGGGAGCTTTTCTAGCAGCGCCGGGGCCTTGTTCTCAGTACATGGTCCGGCCGTTTGAAGAAAATGTCCTACGTAGCAGAACTCTCCAAGATGGTTTCAAGTTTCCATGTTCCGGGTTCCGGGGATGTAGACCCTGGTGTCCCGGAATTCGGTTTCTCTCCCGAAATAGTTCTTTATCCTGAAACCGTCGAGGAGGTATCCCGGGTCCTCAGATTCGCCTCGCGAAACGGCATCCGGGTTTTTCCTTTTGCGGGAGGGACCAAGCTTTTTCTCGGCAACCCGGTCGGGACGGTTGGTGCGGCGCTCTCGCTCAAGCGTCTTTGCAGGGTGCTGTTTCACGAGCCTTCCGACATGGTTTCCACGGTCCAGTGTGGTATGGAGGTCAGGGAGTTTCAGGAGGCGGTCGGGTGTGAGAATCAGCTTTTTCCGGTGGACCCGCCCCGTCTTGCCTCCGGGGCGACCGTGGGGGGACTTGTGTCATCGAATCTTTGCGGCCCCATGAGCACCAGATACGGTACTTGCAGGGAACTTATTCTGGGAGTCAAGGCTGTGAGGGCCGACGGCGAGGTGATAAACTTGGGAGGAAAGGTGGTTAAAAACGTGGCGGGTTACGATATCCCCAAACTTATGGTGGGTTCGCTCGGAACCCTGTGCGTTTTGGCGGAAGCAACTTTCAGGCTCTACCCAAGACAGCCCTTCTCCAGGACCGTTGTCCTGAGCTTCGATGACCATGTTTCCTGTTCCCGGGCCGCGCGGACGATTCTTGCCGCTGATGTTGTTCCCACGTGCTTTGAAATACTGGATGAAAAGCTCTCCTCGGAGCTCGGGGCTTCGCAGGAGGCGAAAAGGAGCATCCTGCTTAGGTTCGACAGCTTCGAAGAGGCCGTAATGGATCAGATAAAACAGGTGAGGGAAGCGACTTCGGGCCAGACCGCCGCTTTCGTGGAGATGGACGATGAGCGTTCGCGGGAGTTATGGGATTCGGTAAGGGAGTTCCCGTTTTCCCTGGAGGGAGGGTTTTCTTCCAAGCTTACTCTCCCCGTAACGGGTTCGATAGAGGTTCTCTCCGATATTGAGAGCGTTCCGGCAATCTCGGGAGTCACGGTGCGTTGTCTTTCAAGGCCCGCCAGAGGAGTCGCGCTTGTTTCTGTAAGCGGCGAGGATGAAGGGGCGGTCGAAGCGGCGCGTCTTCTTGAAAATTTTTCTGATTCGTTCGGGGGCCGTATCATGTTCTCGGGAATTCCCAGCGGACTCAGGGAGAGGATAAAGGCGTGGGGAGATTTTGGAGAATCTCTCTTTCTTATGAAAAACATCAAGCAGCGTTTTGATCCCGGGGGCATACTGCCCGGCGAAAAGATATTCGACGCGAACTGAGGATATAGATTATGATAAGAAGAGAATCCGACGAGGGATGGGTGCTCATAGCGCAGCCGGACCACGCTTTTCTTTCTTCGAGAATAATGAATTTCTGGGGTAATGAGGATTTTGAGACCATCACCCCCAGAGATAAGGTGATGCTGGCCATAAGGGAACATGACTGCGGATGGGAGAAGGTGGATTCTGCGGCTGATTTCAACCCGGAAAACGGCTATCCGAGAAACTTCATGGAGATGCGTACCGAGAGCCAGTTTGAGATCTGGTCTGAGTGTTTTGAGAGACATCTGGGCGAGCATCCATACGCCTGCGCTCTTATAGCGCTTCACTTCTCCGAATTTAACGAGAGGAACATATCGAGGAATCCGGGCGATAAAGCGGCCGTTTCGCTTAGAAACAAGATCAGGGGGTTCCTGCGCCGGGACCTTGGGATCAGGGTTGGAGAGGGGAGCCTGAACGGATATCTTCCCGCTGATATCCGGACTAATCTCAGATTTCTTCAGGTGGGCGACATAATATCGCTCGCTCTTTGCCACGGAACAAGATCAGTCACGATTCGGGACGTTCCGGTTAACTACCTTGGAGATACAACGGAGATAAACCTGTCCTCAGAGGACGGACTTAACTATACGGTCTCTCCAAATCCTTTTTCGCAGGACTCTCTTCGCTTTGATATATCCGGCAGAAAGCTTGAGAAAAAATCGTTCGGCGAAGAGGCGGAGTTAAAAGAAGCGTTTCACCGGGCGGACGGCGAAACTTTTGACCTCTCGATTTCCTCGAAGGTGGAGGGACGCAATGTCGCTTGAGAGTGCTTTTGACGATACGGACCGGCCGAGCGGGAAGATAATACAGGACTGCGTTCACTGCGGCTTCTGTCTTTCATCCTGTCCCACCTACCTGGAAACCGGGAACGAACTTGATTCTCCTAGAGGGAGAATACATCTGATAAAGGCCGCGGAGGAAGGAAGAATCCCTATGGGGACCTCGCTTGTAAAACACCTTGACCTGTGCCTTGGATGTCTCGCCTGTGAAACCGCGTGCCCATCGGGAGTCAAGTACGGGAGTCTCATAGAGATGTCCAGGGGGCAGATTGAAAGGAGATTCAAGAGGGGATTTGGGGAAAAGATGCTGAGGGCCTTTATCTTCAGCGTTTTTCCATATCCCCGAAGACTGAGGTTTCTTCTGCCGTTTGTCTATCTGGTGAAAGCGCTTGGCCTAAAGAGAGTTTTCCCGTCGGCTCTTCTGAATAGGATAAGTCTCTCGGGTTCTTCCATGTTCCACATGCTCCCTGAAATAAGCTCCGCTTTCGGGGAAACCCTTGCGGCTTCTTATCCGGCTGTTGGAGAGAGAAAAAAGAGAGTCGCTCTTCTGAGTGGCTGCGTTCAGGGGGTCTTTTTTCCGGAGATAAACAGGGCCACGGTAGAAGTGCTTTGCGCAAGCGGGTGCGAAGTTTTTGTTCCGCAGAATCAAGGATGCTGCGGGGCTCTCTCCGTTCACTCCGGAAGGCTTGAGGAAGGAAGGGGATTCGCGAGAAAACTCGTGGATCTTTTCGATGCCGTTGACGTAGACGCCATAGTTGTTAATTCCGCCGGATGCGGTTCGACCATGAAGGAGTACGTCGAGCTTCTGCGCGAGGATCCGGTTTACTTCGATGCCGCGGCGCGGCTTTCAGCAAAAACGGTGGACCTCATGGAATTTCTTTCGGATACGGGAATCGGCGCGCGACTGCATCCTCTTGATATAAAGGTTACTTACCAGGACGCGTGCCATATTGTCCATGGCCAGGGGATACGATCTGCTCCAAGGGAACTTCTGGCAAGTGTTCCGGGGCTTAGGTTTACCGAAATGTTGCGATCCGATCACTGCTGCGGGAGTGCCGGGATATATAATATCGTGCAGCCGGAGATGTCCTCCAGACTTCTCTCGGGGAAAATACGCGAGATAGAGAAAACCGGCGCCGATTATCTGGCCGTCGGGAATCCCGGGTGCATGATACAAATCCGCAGGGGATTACTCGGCTCAGATTCCCGAACCAAAGTTATACATCCCGTAGAGATTCTTAACTGGTCGCTGAAAGGCGGTATCAGTTAAGAAAAACCAGGGGTTCTTAACCCAGTACAGAGTCCTTACAGGCTTTTGCAACCCTGAATTTCAGGACTTTTCTGGCTGGTATGCTGATTACTTCACCGGTGGCGGGATTTCTTCCCATTCTGGCACTACGATTACTGATAACCAGTTTGCCGACTCCGGGAATGGTGAATTCTCCTTTTGCTTTTACTTCCTCACATGCAATTGACGCTATAGCGTCTATCACGGTTCTGGCTGTTGCCTTTGTTATTCCCGCCTTCTCTGCTAGGCTGCTTGAAAGCTGGGATTTTGTTAATGGTTTTCCGTTCATTAACATCCTCCTTAAGATTTCCTTAATAAATTATCTGAGTATTTGGGCTAAAAGTCAATCATTATTATCGGTTGTTGCGAAACGTAGGCGTTCTTGATACTGTATAGCTACCTCATTTCATTTGGATTTTTGGAGTGGAAGGCTAGATGAGATCTTGGTTCAGGGAAAAAAGAAAAAGCAACTGGTTGGTTCTATTCTTAATATTATTCGGGTTTCTTTTTGTGCTCGTTTTCCTGTATGCCAGATTTCTTCACGAAAGGGAATCGGATGCGCAACACCACTCTGAGGAGAACGCGTACAGGCCCGTAAAGGTAATAACGCCTGTTCCGTCTTCGGGTTCGATCTACACCGAAGTTCTCGGAAGAGTCCGTGGCAAGCAGACCGTCTTGGTCCGCGCGACCGTTTCGGGATGGGTAAAGCGGGTAGATTCCGGCCGGGGCCAGGAAATTGAAAAAGACGGAATAATCCTCGAGCTTTACGATTACCGTGTGGAAACCCGGCTTGACGAAGCAAAGTACAACCTTGAATCCGCCAGGGGAAAGTTTGCCGAGGCTGACAGAGTATACCAAAGGAACACGGCTCTTTTCGAGAAGGGAATAGTGTCTGAGGATGAGACCGAAGCGTCGCGAAACCTGCTTGAAACCGCTTCGGCCGGTGTAAAGGCGCTTGAAGCTTCTTACAACAGAGCCAAGTGGAATTACGAAAACCTCAAAATCCGTTCCCCTATCCAGGGTCAGATCGTTGAAATCGTTCCAGACATAGGGCAGGAAACAAGAAGCGGGGACGTGGTAGCGAAGGTCGTTAACCTAAGCGGCAGGAAAGTAATAGCCGGTGTGGACGTGTCTGTTGCCAGAAGCGTCAAACGGGGAGATGCCCTTGAGGTATCCCTTGCAAGAGACGGCACTGTGGAAACTGTCACGGGCGAAGTTGACGGCGTGAGTCCGGGCTCTGATGATTTCTCGGGCACCTACGATATCGAGATTGCCATATCCGACCCCTCGATAAAATGGTGGCCCGGGGAAATGGTTTCCGTAAGAATACCGGTGCAGAAGCTTGATAATGTAGTCAGAATTCCCAAGACGGCTGTCTTGTCCGACAGCAGGGAAGCTTTCTCTTTCGTGCTGGTTGAAAAAAACGGAGAAGTTCTGAAGGTTAAGGTGATGCCCACTTGGATCGACGACAGCTCGGCCTACATATCTTTTGCCTCGCTTCCCGAAGATTCCAGAATTATAACCGAGGGGAACTTCGGCCTGCTTCCTGGTCATCCGGTAAGGGTTGTCGACTGATCTTCAATTAATGTCGCCGTGCCCGTTTTTGGTCGGGAGGTTTTACTCTCCCCAGGGTGTGCGGGTTCAGCAGGGATGGTTCCTGAGAAATTCGCATTTCTCCCGGATAATCTCCGTCGCCTTTTGTGTCTCTTCGAAACTGTTTTCCGGGCAGAAACTGAATCTTATGCTCGAATACGCGTGCTGCTCATCCAGTCCCATGGCGGTCAGAACATAAGATGGCGTAACGTCGAAATTCGTACACGCAGAACTCTGCGAGCACCTTATTCCCGCTTCGTCAAGAAGGGAGACCAGTTTTCTTCCGTCGGTTCCGCCGAAATGGATATTGGTGGTATTGCATACTCTTTCCCCGCCGCCACCGTTAATCGAAGTGTCCGGGATGGATTCGATTATTGTTTTCTCGAACTGGTCGCGAAGGCCCCTCATCTTCCCTATGGCCTGCTCAAAGCTTGTGTGTCTTATCTCACAGGCGGTTCCCAGGCCGGCTATGCCCGGAAGATTCTCGGTCCCGGGGCGAAACCCTTCTTCCTGAAATCCTCCAAAGAGGAAGGGATTCACAAGTAGCCTGTCTTTAGCATAGAGAACCGCGGCACCTTGGGGACCGCTGATTTTGTGAGCCGTGAAAGAGAGAAAATCCACGTGAAGTTTCGCAAGGTCTACCTTGAGTTTCCCTACAGCTTGGGCGGCGTCGGTGTGGAGAAGCACGCTGTTTTTCCTGCAGAGTTCAGAAATGCTCGCCATATCCTGTATAACTCCGGTCTCGTTGTTAACCCACTGCACGGAGACAAGATCGGTTTTCTCGGAAAGCGCGTCTTCGAGTCTTTGGATGTCAAGAACTCCCTGTTCGTCCACCTCGAGCATTTCGATGTGGACGTCGTTTAGTTCGAGGAAGTTGCACATCTTCATTATCGAGGAGTGCTCTACTTGGGTTGTGACGATGCGCGGCCTGTTTTTTTTCCTTGTGCAGGAATAGAAAACCATGTTGTTTGATTCCGTGCCGGAACTTGTGAATATGAGATCTTCGGGGGAGCATCCCACAAGATCGGATGTGCGTTTGCGGGCAAGATCCATGCGGCGCCTCGCTCGCTCTCCCGCCGAATGGGCGCTTGAAGGGTTGCCGAACCCCTCGCCCATAGCTTCGTGCATGGCCTCTGTTACTTCGGGAAGTGGTCTTGTAGTTGCGTTGTTGTCAAAGTAGATTTCGCCGGAAATGTCCTCTGTACACCCCATTGTAAAGCTAATAATACACGATTTTGCGGCTAAGGTGTTTCTTCCGGCAGGTCTTCGGGCAGAAGAAGGGTTATGCAGGGTTCCTCGGAGTCTTTTGTTACCGGTCCCAGATAGGAAATAACCTGAAATTCCCGGCCCTTTCCGTCTTTGGTAACCGAAGCGGAGAAATTGATAATGTTGGTTCTCTTCGCTTTTCTGGTCGCCCTTATGGACGACACAAGCGGGGAAAGTATCTCTTTTAGCCTGGTGCTTTCATCCTCTCCGCGGGCCGAGGCCTCGGAATCGGGCTCCATCAGTTCCTTTTTAAGCAGAGAGGTTACAAATATGCGGATCATGAGGCCTGATTCCTTCGCCACATCTGATACCTCGAACTGCTTCTCTAGCTCGAGGTCGGTCTCTCTTTCCATGAAGAATCTCTCCATTTCTCTCCCCCTTAATGTCGGTAGTATATACTAAGTAGCTTAGTCGGTACATACCGCCGCCGCGCTGGGAGGATTTCCGCATGGACAAGACGGGAGAAATAAAATTTGTTCCCCTGAGGGGAATTCCGGAAGTGAAGAAGGGGGACAGCCTCGGAGAGATGATTCTGCGCGCCGCCGCCCGCGAGGAATTTTCATTTCTCGACGGGGATATAGTTGTAATTGCCCAGAAGGTGGTTTCAAAGGCCGAAGGCAGGGTCGTTAATCTCTCCCAGATAGAACCTTCGGGTTTCGCGGTCACCGTTTCTCGGGAAGTTTCAAAGGATCCAAGACTGGTGGAAGTGATTCTGGGGGAAACCAGGAGAATCGTGAGAATGGACGAGAGAGAAAGCGGGAAGGGAAGGCTTATAGTTGAGACGACCGGAGGGCTCGTGCTGGCAAACGCCGGCGTTGATGCTTCAAACGTTTCCGGGGGCGAGGATGTCACGCTTCTTCCGCTTGATTCCGATCGTTCCGCCGGGGTTGTAAGAAGACATATAGAACAGGAAACCGGGAAATACGTAGCCGTTATAATAAGCGACACTGTGGGACGCCCCTGGCGGGAAGGGCTTACCGACATCGCCATTGGCTGTAGCGGCATGAGGCCACTTTCTGATCGCAGAGGAGAGGCCGATACCAAGGGTTTTCTGCTTACGGCAACCGAGATGGCGACCGCCGACCAGGTGGCGTGTGCTGCGGGATTGCTGATGGAGAAGACCGCGGCGCTGCCAGTGGTGATAGCACGCGGGGTTGACTACATCCGTGGGGAAGGGGATTCGGGTGAACTGATCAGAGATCCTGCCCATGACCTTTTCAGGTGATTTCTGCGAATTCCATGAAAGGTTTTTTCGAAAAAGACTTTCTTCTCATCTCTCACCGGGGCGCGAGTCACTACGAACCGGAAAATACGCTTCGATCTTTCCGTAAAGCTCTGGATATGGGATCGAGCGCGATAGAATTCGACGTGAGAAAAAGTCGTGACGGCCGCTTGGTCGTCATTCACGACAGTAAAGTTGACAGGACCACGGACGGTAAGGGAGCCGTTTCGGGAAAGACGCTTTCTGAACTCAGGTCTCTTGACGCTGGTCGCGGGGAACGGATTCCGACTCTTGAGGAGGTGTTCGAGAATTTCGGGGGGCGTTGCGGACTCGTAGTCGAGCTTAAGGAGAGGGGCACCGAAGAGGAAACGGTTTCGCTTATAAAAAAACATGGTCTCACCAAGGAAGTCGCGGTGGTTTCTTTCCGCGGAGACTGTATTCGCTCGGTAAGGGCGCTTGATTCCGCCATCCCCACGGGACTTATTACGGTTTTCGGCTTTGGGTGCGTGAAGAAGGCTCTTTCGCTGGGTTGCCGGGTAGTTGCTACGAATCACCGTTTCATGACGCGTCGGCTTGTTTCGGAAGCACGGGAAAACGGTCTTTTTGTGTGCTGCTGGACAGTTAATGACCCGAAGCGAGGTGAGAAACTGGCCGGGATGGGCCTTGATGGGGTAATTACGGACAAGCCCGACCTGCTCTAAAGCCTGCTTGCGGCCGTGCGTCGCCGTGATTTACGCGGTCGATCGGTTATTATCCGGTATCAGATATGCTGTTTGACTGACGGTGAGAAGATGCCGCCTGACTCCATAAGCTCCATATATCTCGACTATAACGCGACCACCCCCCTTGACCCGCGCGTTCTGGAAGAAATGACTTCCTATTTCGCCGAGGACTACGGGAACCCTTCCAGCATTCATTCTCCTGGAAGCGTCGCGCGTGCGGCGGTTGACTGCGCCCGGGAAAGAGTATCGGATTATCTCGGAGCAAGGCCGGGAGAAATAGTTTTTACTTCTGGGGGCAGCGAAAGCAACAATTTCGCCATAAAAGGTCTGGCCTACGCCCTCTCTGACAGGGGGAACCACCTGGTTACGACCGCGGTCGAGCACGCATCGTGTCTTGAGACGTTCAGGTTTCTTGAGCGCAGTGGTTTCGAGGTCACTTACCTTCCGGTGGATTCCTTCGGACTGGTTTCCCCCGAGCAGTTCCGGGATGCGATTACCGAGCGCACGATTCTTGTTTCCTGTATGTACGTGAATAACGAGACCGGGGTTATAAGCCCGATTCGCGATATAGGAGAAATTGCCCGTGAGAGAGGGGTGATTTTCCATGCCGACGCAGTCCAGGCTCTGGGGAAAATGGAAATCGATCTTGCTGATCTGCCGGTGGACATGGCGTCTTTTTCCTCGCACAAGATTTGCGGCCCCAAGGGGGCGGGGGCTCTTTACGTAAGAAAAGGAATCGGCCTTGAGCCTTTCGTGCACGGCGGGGGACAGGAGAGGGGAAAAAGATCGGGAACGGAGAACGTGGCGGCCGTCTGCGGGTTCGGTCGCGCGTGCGAGCTTCTCCGTGGGGAGCTTGAAACGGAAAACGAAAGACTGGGGGAGCTGCGCGACCGTCTTTTCGGAGAGCTTTTCCGGAGGGTAGAGGATGTTTACCTGAACGGACATCCCGACGCGAGAGTCTCCAATACCCTTAACGTTGGTTTTCCCGGCACTCCGGGTGACTCTGTGGTTATGAATCTCGACACTGAAGGCGTAGCGGTTTCAACTGGTTCCGCCTGTTCCGAGGGGAATGTTGATCCTTCCCATGTGTTGATCGCCATGGGACTCGAAGAACAAGAAGCGCTTTGCTCGGTCAGGTTCAGCTTCGGTCGTTTTACCCGTTCGGAGGAAATTGACAGAGTGATCGAGCTTCTTCCCGCCATAGTGGAGAGAATAAGGACGCTTCAGGATTTCTGACGGGATGTACGGGAACCGCTTGAAGGGTTCTGTGTATCGGCGGGCGATATGTAAGTGTCGTCTGAATTAGGGGTAAAGCGGGACGGAGTCAAGTCCCAGGCTCTCGGGGAGATCGAGCATGATGTTCATGTTCTGTATTGCCTGACCGGAGGCTCCCTTTACCAGATTATCTATGGCGCAGACAATTACCGCGGTTTTTTTCTCCGGGTCTGCCCTTACGCCTATGTCGCAGAAGTTTGAACCCCTGACGCAGGAAGTGTTCGGAAAAGTCCCCTCGGGAAGAATCCTCACGAAGGGGGAGTTCTCGTAGAATTGCCCGAGAGCTTCCAGCAGGTCCCGGGTCTTCTGGGTGCCCGAGAGGCTTACGTATATTGTTGAGAGGATCCCCCTGTTTATCGGTATAAGATGCGGGGTGAAAGCGACTTCCACTTTGTTGCCTAGAAAATCCGAGAGTCCTTGCTCTATTTCAGGGGTATGACGGTGTTCACCTACTTTGTAGGCTTTCATTCCCTCGGAGACCTCGCAGAAATGGAGGTCGAGTGAGGGGTTCCTCCCGGCTCCCGAAGCCCCGGATTTCGAGTCGATAATGATTCCTTCTGTCTCCACCATGCCGTTTTCAAGAAGCGGCGCGAGCGGAAGGATTGAAGAGGTGGGATAGCATCCCGGGTTTGCCACCAGTTTTGTTTCCGATATTTGTTCCGCATGGAGTTCAGGGATTCCGTAGACGGCGTTTTCGAGAAGATGGGTGCACGGATGATCCCCGTACCAGTCCCTGTAGGTGCCTTCCTTGAGGCGGAAATCCGCCCCGAGATCAATTATCCTTACGTCCCTTTCGTAGATTTCCTCTATGAGCTCTGCCGACGCTCCGTGAGGAAGCGCGGCGAATACCACGTCGGTATCGTCCGGGATGAGCGAAGGATCCGAACTGCTGAGTTCGAGATCGGCTATTTCTCCAAGGTGCGGAAAGACCTCGGCCAGCGCACGACCCGCGTTCCTTGACGCGGTTAGATGCGAAACACTAGCCCGGGGATGTCCGCTAAGGAGCCTTATGAGTTCCGCTCCCGTGTAGCCGCTTGCTCCCAGAATGCATACGTTAAGCTTTTCCATCACGGTGAAACGATACTACGGGAATCGGAAAAACTCAATCCGCTCCCGACAATTCGGACATTTGTCTTGGGGATTGCATGGGCAACCTTGAATTTTCGGTATCCATCCCGGAATTTCCGAGGGTTTCTCGGGGAATTAGTCGGCGTTTTATTATCCGGTACAATTACCAAAGGCGTTTTGAGGCTGCGGTCGACCGCAGACCGGGTGGGAACTTCGTTTAACAAGGCAAGATACGGTTTCAAATCCGCAGGAGGAAAACCTGCCGATACCGAAAAGA from Candidatus Dadabacteria bacterium harbors:
- a CDS encoding threonylcarbamoyl-AMP synthase — translated: MSQPGNHEKLTEIIKENDPLVLDRVSACLTGGGVIIYPTETLYGIGCLAFNQEACRRIVRIKRRSGQKGLIVLIRDEEMLDRHFHVPSELLERYSRSQKPLTLILHPKSAFPEEVSGGRDSVAARISPSPFVKEILSRVGEPITSTSANISGRENSNRFADIRRDFPSGIDVIVDSGTLPPSMGSAIVNLTTTPPQIIREGDLSATEIEKILHG
- a CDS encoding FAD-binding protein, which gives rise to MGLQAAKRDGRWKSRIASELAAILGAEAVISAEDELIAYESDGLTGYRVKPVFVVLPSSAEEVSRVVGLCSREKIPFVPRGAGTGLSGGALPSREGIVISLSRMNRILDVDIPNRVVVVEPGVVNISVTDAVSAEGFYYAPDPSSQIVCTIGGNVAENSGGVHCLKYGVTTNHVLGVEMVLPDGAVVTLGGPTPESLGYDLLSLVVGSEGLLGIVTKVFLRIIKKPQLVKTLFASFERIEDAGASVSAIISSGVIPAGMEIMDNLSINAVESTVGAGYPRDAGAILLVELDGPGAEVNAQVPAVNRILRENNAIEIKLAADENERQLFWKGRKSAFAAMGKISPGYYVQDGVIPRSSLARVLGEIGELGSRYGLRVANVFHAGDGNLHPLVLYDPEIEGESEKAEELSGEILRVCVDVGGSITGEHGVGFDKKRFLPLMFSEQEIDTMNLVRCTFDEEGLCNPGKVFPTPRTCVEPGMRKHGSEAPPSKEMGELF
- a CDS encoding FAD-binding oxidoreductase codes for the protein MSYVAELSKMVSSFHVPGSGDVDPGVPEFGFSPEIVLYPETVEEVSRVLRFASRNGIRVFPFAGGTKLFLGNPVGTVGAALSLKRLCRVLFHEPSDMVSTVQCGMEVREFQEAVGCENQLFPVDPPRLASGATVGGLVSSNLCGPMSTRYGTCRELILGVKAVRADGEVINLGGKVVKNVAGYDIPKLMVGSLGTLCVLAEATFRLYPRQPFSRTVVLSFDDHVSCSRAARTILAADVVPTCFEILDEKLSSELGASQEAKRSILLRFDSFEEAVMDQIKQVREATSGQTAAFVEMDDERSRELWDSVREFPFSLEGGFSSKLTLPVTGSIEVLSDIESVPAISGVTVRCLSRPARGVALVSVSGEDEGAVEAARLLENFSDSFGGRIMFSGIPSGLRERIKAWGDFGESLFLMKNIKQRFDPGGILPGEKIFDAN
- a CDS encoding DUF3891 family protein, translating into MIRRESDEGWVLIAQPDHAFLSSRIMNFWGNEDFETITPRDKVMLAIREHDCGWEKVDSAADFNPENGYPRNFMEMRTESQFEIWSECFERHLGEHPYACALIALHFSEFNERNISRNPGDKAAVSLRNKIRGFLRRDLGIRVGEGSLNGYLPADIRTNLRFLQVGDIISLALCHGTRSVTIRDVPVNYLGDTTEINLSSEDGLNYTVSPNPFSQDSLRFDISGRKLEKKSFGEEAELKEAFHRADGETFDLSISSKVEGRNVA
- a CDS encoding 4Fe-4S dicluster domain-containing protein, producing MSLESAFDDTDRPSGKIIQDCVHCGFCLSSCPTYLETGNELDSPRGRIHLIKAAEEGRIPMGTSLVKHLDLCLGCLACETACPSGVKYGSLIEMSRGQIERRFKRGFGEKMLRAFIFSVFPYPRRLRFLLPFVYLVKALGLKRVFPSALLNRISLSGSSMFHMLPEISSAFGETLAASYPAVGERKKRVALLSGCVQGVFFPEINRATVEVLCASGCEVFVPQNQGCCGALSVHSGRLEEGRGFARKLVDLFDAVDVDAIVVNSAGCGSTMKEYVELLREDPVYFDAAARLSAKTVDLMEFLSDTGIGARLHPLDIKVTYQDACHIVHGQGIRSAPRELLASVPGLRFTEMLRSDHCCGSAGIYNIVQPEMSSRLLSGKIREIEKTGADYLAVGNPGCMIQIRRGLLGSDSRTKVIHPVEILNWSLKGGIS
- a CDS encoding HU family DNA-binding protein, which encodes MNGKPLTKSQLSSSLAEKAGITKATARTVIDAIASIACEEVKAKGEFTIPGVGKLVISNRSARMGRNPATGEVISIPARKVLKFRVAKACKDSVLG
- a CDS encoding efflux RND transporter periplasmic adaptor subunit translates to MRSWFREKRKSNWLVLFLILFGFLFVLVFLYARFLHERESDAQHHSEENAYRPVKVITPVPSSGSIYTEVLGRVRGKQTVLVRATVSGWVKRVDSGRGQEIEKDGIILELYDYRVETRLDEAKYNLESARGKFAEADRVYQRNTALFEKGIVSEDETEASRNLLETASAGVKALEASYNRAKWNYENLKIRSPIQGQIVEIVPDIGQETRSGDVVAKVVNLSGRKVIAGVDVSVARSVKRGDALEVSLARDGTVETVTGEVDGVSPGSDDFSGTYDIEIAISDPSIKWWPGEMVSVRIPVQKLDNVVRIPKTAVLSDSREAFSFVLVEKNGEVLKVKVMPTWIDDSSAYISFASLPEDSRIITEGNFGLLPGHPVRVVD
- a CDS encoding cysteine desulfurase, whose amino-acid sequence is MGCTEDISGEIYFDNNATTRPLPEVTEAMHEAMGEGFGNPSSAHSAGERARRRMDLARKRTSDLVGCSPEDLIFTSSGTESNNMVFYSCTRKKNRPRIVTTQVEHSSIMKMCNFLELNDVHIEMLEVDEQGVLDIQRLEDALSEKTDLVSVQWVNNETGVIQDMASISELCRKNSVLLHTDAAQAVGKLKVDLAKLHVDFLSFTAHKISGPQGAAVLYAKDRLLVNPFLFGGFQEEGFRPGTENLPGIAGLGTACEIRHTSFEQAIGKMRGLRDQFEKTIIESIPDTSINGGGGERVCNTTNIHFGGTDGRKLVSLLDEAGIRCSQSSACTNFDVTPSYVLTAMGLDEQHAYSSIRFSFCPENSFEETQKATEIIREKCEFLRNHPC